DNA from bacterium:
CGGATGGCGGCGGCCGTGCTACGATGGCGCCAGCCCAGCGCGTGAGGAGACGGCCCTGCCATGATCGATGACCGCACGGTGGCCCAGGTGGCACGCCTGAGCCGGCTCGAGTTGAGCGAGGAGGAGCGGGAGCGGTTCCGCGCGCAGCTCGGCGGCATCCTTGAACATTTCCAGAGCCTGCTGGCGCTCGAGCTGCCCGACGAGGCGCCGGCCGCGCACGCACCGGAGGTCGCGAACGTCCTGCGCGACGATACGGTCAGGCCGTCCCTGCCGCGTGACGAGGTCCTCGCGAATGCGCCGGTGTCCGAGGACGGGTACGTCGTCGTCCCGCCCGTCATCGAGGGAGAGTAGGGTGGCGCCGTCCTCGCCGGCCCCGACGTCGCTCGCCGACTGCACCGCGTGGGAGCTACGGCGTTACTACGCGGGCGGCCAGGCGTCACCGTCCGAGGCGGCGCGCGCGGTCCTCGACCGGATCACCGCGGTGGACCCGACGCTGCACGCCTATCTCTACGTCGACCGCGACGCGGTGTTGCGCGATGCCGCGCGCTGGGACGGGCGCGCCGGGCGGGCCGGCGCGCCGCCCCTCGCCGGTATTCCGCTCGCGCTCAAGGACAACATTTGCACGCGAGGCTGGCCGACCACGGCGGGCTCGCGGATTCTGGAAGGGTTCCGCCCGCCCTATGACGCCACGGTGACCACGCGGCTGCGCGACGCCGGTGCCGTCCTGCTCGGCAAGACAAACTGCGATGAATTCGCCATGGGCAGCAGCACGGAGAACTCCGGATTCGGGCCGACCCGCAATCCGTGGGATCCCACGCGGGTGCCCGGCGGTTCGAGCGGCGGCTCCGCGGCGGCGGTGGCGGCGGGCGCGGCCACTCTCGCGTTGGGCAGCGATACCGGCGGCAGCATTCGTGAGCCCGGCGCGTTCTGCGGAGTCGTGGCGCTCAAGCCGACGTACGGCCGCGTCTCGCGCTACGGCCTGATCGCCTTCGCGTCGTCGCTCGACCAAATCGGCCCGTTCGCCCGGGACGTGCGCGACGCGGCGCTGCTGCTCGGCGTGATCGCGGGGCAGGATCCGGAGGATTCGACATCGGCGCCGGCGCCGGTGCCGGCCTACGCGGCGACGCTGACCGGCGAGGTGCGCGGTCTGCGGATCGGGGTGGTCAGGGAGTTCTTCGGTGAGGGGCTCGCGCCGGCGGTCGCCGAATCGGTCCGGGCCGCGGCCGGCGTGCTGGCCGGCCTGGGGGCGGTATGCGACGAGGTCTCGCTGCCGCACGCCGCGTACGCGCTGCCGGCGTACTACATCATCGCGCCTGCGGAAGCGAGCAGCAACCTCGCGCGCTACGCGGGTGTCCAGTACGGTCACCGCACCGCGAAGGCGGACGACCTCTACACGCTCTACGCGCGCACCCGCCGGGAGGGCTTCGGGGCGGAGGTCAAGCGGCGGATCATGCTCGGCACGTTCGCCCTCTCCGCCGGGTACTACGACGCGTACTACCTGCGCGCCCAGCGCGTCCGCGCGGTGGTCCGCCGGGAGTTCGCCTCGGCGCTCGAGCGGTTCGATCTGCTGCTGGGGCCGGTCACGCCGACCCCGGCGTTCCGGCTCGGCGAGAAGGTCGAAGATCCGGTGCAGATGTACCTGTCCGACGTCTACACGATTCCGGTCAATCTCGCCGGCGTCCCGGGGATCTCGGTGCCGTGCGGGTTCGCGGACGGGCTGCCGGTCGGGCTGCAGCTGATCGGCCGCGCGTTCGACGAAGGGACGGTGCTCAACGCCGCGTTCGCCTACGAGCAGGCCACCCCGCATCACCTGGCGCGGCCGCCGCTCGCGGCGGCAGTGCCCCCCCGCGAAACCGGGGCCGCGCGCTTCGGGGAGCGCGCCGGGGCATGACCCACGAGACCGTCATCGGCCTCGAAGTGCACGTGCAGCTCGAGACCGCGAGCAAGATGTTCTGCGGCTGCGCGGTCGAGTTCGGCGCCCCCCCCAACACGCGGACGTGCCCGGTGTGTCTCGGGCTGCCGGGCTCGCTCCCGGTCCTCAACCGCCGGGCGGTCGACCTCGGCCTGCGGACGGCGGTCGTCCTCGACTGCCGGGTTCAACCGGAGAGCCGGTTTCACCGCAAGAACTACTACTATCCCGACCTGCCCAAGAACTACCAGATCTCGCAGTACCAGTACGCGGGGCACCCGCCGCTGGCGACCGACGGCCGGCTGACGCTCGAGGCGGACGGGGCGTCCCGGCCCGTCCGCATCCGCCGCGTGCACCTCGAGGAAGACACCGGCAAGCTGCTCCACGCCGAGGGCCGCAGCCTGGTCGACTACAACCGCGCCGGCACTCCGCTCATGGAAGTGGTGAGCGAGCCGGACCTGCGCTCGCCGGAAGAAGCGCGGATGTTTCTCGCCCAGCTGCGCGCGGCCCTCCAGTACGCGGGCGTCACCACCGGCCGGATGGAAGAAGGCACGCTGCGCTGCGACGCCAACCTCTCGCTGCGCGCTCCGGGGGGGCCGCACGGCACGCGCACCGAGGTGAAGAACATGAATTCGCTGCGCTCGGTGGAGCGGGCCCTCCGGTTCGAGGAGGCCCGCCAGCTCGAGCTGCTTGCGCGCGGCGAGCCGGTCCTCCAGGAAACCCGGCACTGGGACGAACACCGCGGGGTGACCTTTTCCTCCCGCGAGAAAGAGGAGGCGCAGGACTACCGGTATTTCCCCGAGCCGGACCTCGTCCCGCTGCTGATCGACGAGGCGTGGATCGCGCGGGTGCGCGCCGCGCTGCCCGAGCTGCCGGAGGCGCGGCGCCGGCGCTACGCCGAGACCTTCGCGCTGCCCGAGCACGACGCGCGGCTGCTGGTGGCGACGCGGGCCATGGCGGAGTTCTTCGAAGAGACCGTGCGGCGGTGCCCCCAGCCGAAGGCCGTGGCCAACTGGCTCGTCGGGGACGTCGCGGCCTACCTCAACGCCGCGGGGCGGGAGCTCGAGGACGTGCCGCTCACGCCCCAGGCGTTCGCCGAGCTGCTCCAACTGCTCGATCGGGGAACGCTGAGCGGGCGTCTCGCCAAGGACGTCCTCGACGAGATGCTGCGAACCGGCCGGACCGCCGGGGAGATCGTCGCGGAACGGGGGCTCGTGCAAATCAGCGATGAGGGGGCGCTCGCCGAAATGGTGGACGGCGTGATCGCCGAGCATCCCGGCCCGGTCCGGGACGTGCGCGCGGGGAAGGACAGGGCGGTCGCCTTTCTCGTCGGCCAGGTGATGAAGCGGAGCCGCGGGCGGGCGAATCCCGAAGTGGTCAACCGGCTGCTCCGGGCGCGCTTGAACGCGCCCTGAGCGTGGAACGCGTTCGGATCGCTCCACCCGGCCCATCGGGTTCGTTAGATTCGCAATGGGGTGACATCGCAGACGGCG
Protein-coding regions in this window:
- the gatB gene encoding Asp-tRNA(Asn)/Glu-tRNA(Gln) amidotransferase subunit GatB, with the translated sequence MTHETVIGLEVHVQLETASKMFCGCAVEFGAPPNTRTCPVCLGLPGSLPVLNRRAVDLGLRTAVVLDCRVQPESRFHRKNYYYPDLPKNYQISQYQYAGHPPLATDGRLTLEADGASRPVRIRRVHLEEDTGKLLHAEGRSLVDYNRAGTPLMEVVSEPDLRSPEEARMFLAQLRAALQYAGVTTGRMEEGTLRCDANLSLRAPGGPHGTRTEVKNMNSLRSVERALRFEEARQLELLARGEPVLQETRHWDEHRGVTFSSREKEEAQDYRYFPEPDLVPLLIDEAWIARVRAALPELPEARRRRYAETFALPEHDARLLVATRAMAEFFEETVRRCPQPKAVANWLVGDVAAYLNAAGRELEDVPLTPQAFAELLQLLDRGTLSGRLAKDVLDEMLRTGRTAGEIVAERGLVQISDEGALAEMVDGVIAEHPGPVRDVRAGKDRAVAFLVGQVMKRSRGRANPEVVNRLLRARLNAP
- the gatA gene encoding Asp-tRNA(Asn)/Glu-tRNA(Gln) amidotransferase subunit GatA, whose translation is MAPSSPAPTSLADCTAWELRRYYAGGQASPSEAARAVLDRITAVDPTLHAYLYVDRDAVLRDAARWDGRAGRAGAPPLAGIPLALKDNICTRGWPTTAGSRILEGFRPPYDATVTTRLRDAGAVLLGKTNCDEFAMGSSTENSGFGPTRNPWDPTRVPGGSSGGSAAAVAAGAATLALGSDTGGSIREPGAFCGVVALKPTYGRVSRYGLIAFASSLDQIGPFARDVRDAALLLGVIAGQDPEDSTSAPAPVPAYAATLTGEVRGLRIGVVREFFGEGLAPAVAESVRAAAGVLAGLGAVCDEVSLPHAAYALPAYYIIAPAEASSNLARYAGVQYGHRTAKADDLYTLYARTRREGFGAEVKRRIMLGTFALSAGYYDAYYLRAQRVRAVVRREFASALERFDLLLGPVTPTPAFRLGEKVEDPVQMYLSDVYTIPVNLAGVPGISVPCGFADGLPVGLQLIGRAFDEGTVLNAAFAYEQATPHHLARPPLAAAVPPRETGAARFGERAGA
- the gatC gene encoding Asp-tRNA(Asn)/Glu-tRNA(Gln) amidotransferase subunit GatC, with product MIDDRTVAQVARLSRLELSEEERERFRAQLGGILEHFQSLLALELPDEAPAAHAPEVANVLRDDTVRPSLPRDEVLANAPVSEDGYVVVPPVIEGE